A single genomic interval of Oryza sativa Japonica Group chromosome 7, ASM3414082v1 harbors:
- the LOC4342473 gene encoding protein CHLORORESPIRATORY REDUCTION 42, chloroplastic, producing the protein MNTMIGPAPSPAAAAAAAVSPSCYASPAASSVRRRGVVGVVRCAPDSGRGGDGGGGGGKGKLRVGSPIVIVEAPVMLKTAASVPSLRHNAGQVKAGDVGRVMARKPKDVWAVRLAIGTYLLDGKYFKTLDVDDDDTASPDE; encoded by the exons ATGAACACGATGATAGGCCCAGCTCCGTCTCCggcagcggccgccgccgcagccgtgtCGCCGTCGTGTTAcgcgtcgccggcggcttcGTCCGTGCGAAgacgcggcgtcgtcggcgtcgtccggTGCGCGCCGGATAGCGGGCgaggtggagacggcggcggcggcggcgggaaagGCAAGCTCAGGGTCGGGTCTCCCATCGTCATCGTGGAGGCACCGGTGATGCTCAAGACCGCCGCGTCGGTGCCGTCGCTCAGGCACAACGCCGGCCAGGTCAAGGCCGGCGACGTCGGGAG GGTGATGGCGCGGAAGCCGAAGGACGTCTGGGCCGTGCGGCTCGCCATCGGAACCTACCTGTTGGACGGCAAGTATTTCAAGACActggacgtcgacgacgacgatacTGCATCACCAGATGAGTGA
- the LOC4342474 gene encoding syntaxin-132-like, with the protein MNNLLTDSFELPRGGSSRDGDIEMGMQADPSDNLKGFLKKVDAIESLIAKLTNLLHKLQTANEESKAVTKARDMKAIKQRMEKDIDEVGKIARMAKTKVDELEKDNLSNRQKPGCGKGSAVDRSREQTTGAVKKKLKERMDDFQVLREAIRQEYRDVVERRVFTVTGSRPDEETVDNLIETGRSEQIFQEAIQQQGRGQILDTVAEIQERHDAVRDLERKLLELQQIFMDMAVLVDAQGDMINNIETHVSNATNHIQQGVSALQNAKKLQKNSRKWMCYAIILLLIIVVIIVVAVIQPWKKGA; encoded by the exons ATGAACAATCTCCTCACC GATTCGTTTGAGCTCCCTCGGGGAGGCTCTTCAAGAGATGGGGACATTGAAATGGGAATGCAAGCTGATCCTTCAGACAATCTAAAAGGTTTCTTGAAAAAG GTTGACGCAATTGAAAGCCTAATTGCTAAGCTGACGAATCTCTTGCATAAGCTTCAG ACTGCAAATGAGGAATCTAAAGCGGTTACAAAAGCAAGGGACATGAAAG CAATTAAACAGAGGATGGAGAAAGATATTGATGAAGTGGGGAAAATCGCTCGCATGGCAAAGACAAAAGTTGATGAATTGGAAAAAGAT AACTTATCAAACAGACAAAAGCCTGGATGTGGGAAAGGATCTGCGGTAGATCGATCAAGAGAACAGACTACTGG AGCAGTGAAAAAGAAATTGAAGGAGCGCATGGATGATTTTCAG GTTTTGAGAGAAGCAATCCGGCAGGAGTATCGTGATGTCGTTGAAAGAAGGGTGTTTACAGTAACTGGTAGTCGTCCTGATGAAGAG ACAGTTGACAATTTAATAGAGACTGGAAGAAGTGAGCAAATTTTCCAAGAAGCTATCCAACAGCAGGGAAGAGGCCAA ATACTGGACACTGTTGCAGAGATACAGGAACGTCACGATGCTGTAAGAGATCTAGAGAGGAAGCTTCTGGAGTTGCAGCAG ATATTCATGGATATGGCAGTTTTGGTTGATGCTCAAGGAGACATGATCAACAACATAGAGACACAT GTTTCAAATGCTACCAACCACATACAACAAGGCGTCAGTGCTCTACAGAACGCGAAGAAGCTCCAGAAGAACTCCAGGAAGTGGATGTGCTACGCCATCATCCTCCTGCTCATCATAGTGGTGATCATTGTCGTCGCCGTCATCCAGCCATGGAAGAAGGGTGCTTGA
- the LOC4342475 gene encoding probable dolichyl pyrophosphate Man9GlcNAc2 alpha-1,3-glucosyltransferase: MAKTKKPRSSAPDPPAHLPWHHPPAPPISTALLISFAALLLRVLVSVGPYSGQGVAPKFGDYEAQRHWMELTLHLPSSDWYRNTSANDLAYWGLDYPPLSAYQSRLHGLLLNASLPDAVALRSSRGFESPESKLLMRWTVLSSDLMVFFPAALWFVWVYFKCGVGGTGEERMAGWTWLLASCLINPCLVLIDHGHFQYNCISLGLTLGAIAGVLSGNELVAAALFSLSINHKQMSLYFAPAFFGHLLGKCIKRKYPIVEVMKFGFVVLGTFAFVWWPFLHSYEAAMQVISRLAPFERGIYEDYVANFWCSTSVLIKWKRLFAIKPLKLMSLSATILAFLPSLVQQIRSPSNLGFLYSLLNSSISFYLFSYQVHEKSILLPLLPASLLALQEPHLYGWLMYFGLFSMYPLICRDHLLLQYIAVLGLFVLIYYSPGGSSKKGMSIPSGAKAVLSLALLCSLLLQVLYLQIEPPKRYPFLFDALMMFICFSQFVILTLYTNYKQWMLNSHSRSVGRKKDL; the protein is encoded by the exons ATGGCGAAGACGAAGAAGCCGAGGAGCTCCGCCCCAGATCCGCCAGCGCACCTCCCATGGCaccacccgccggcgccgccgatctCCACCGCGCTCCTCATCTCCTtcgccgcgctcctcctccgcgtgcTCGTCTCCGTCGGGCCCTACTCCGGCCAGGGCGTGGCGCCCAAGTTCGGCGACTACGAGGCCCAGCGGCACTGGATGGAGCTCACCCtccacctcccctcctccgaCTGGTACCGCAACACCTCCGCCAACGACCTCGCCTACTGGGGCCTCGACTACCCGCCCCTCTCGGCCTACCAGAGCCGCCTCCACGGCCTCCTGCTCAACGCGTCGCTCCccgacgccgtcgccctccgCTCCTCCCGCGGCTTCGAGTCCCCTGAATC GAAGCTGCTGATGCGCTGGACGGTGCTGTCGTCCGATCTGATGGTGTTCTTCCCAGCGGCGCTGTGGTTCGTCTGGGTGTACTTTAAGTGTGGAGTTGGCGGAACTGGGGAGGAGAGAATGGCGGGTTGGACGTGGTTGCTTGCCAGTTGCCTGATTAACCCATGTTTAGTGTTGATTGATCATGGCCATTTTCAG TATAATTGCATCAGCCTTGGATTGACGCTTGGAGCGATTGCGGGTGTTCTGTCTGGGAACGagcttgttgctgctgctctctTCAGTCTTTCAATCAACCACAAACAG ATGAGCCTTTACTTTGCACCGGCTTTTTTCGGACATCTTTTGGGGAAATGTATCAAGCGGAAGTATCCAATTGTTGAGGTCATGAAATTTGGTTTTGTTGTACTGGGAACCTTTGCTTTTGTTTGGTGGCCATTTTTGCATTCTTATGAGGCTGCTATGCAG GTGATCTCTCGATTAGCTCCATTTGAGCGAGGTATATATGAGGATTATGTTGCCAATTTTTGGTGTAGCACTTCAGTCCTTATTAAGTGGAAGAGATTGTTTGCAATAAAACCGCTGAAACTCATGAGTCTCTCTGCTACCATCTTGGCTTTCCTGCCTTCATTGGTTCAGCAAATCAGATCACCAAGTAATCTTGGCTTTCTCTATTCTTTGTTGAACAGCTCAATTTCGTTCTATCTATTCTCATACCAAG TGCACGAGAAATCAATTTTGCTTCCTCTTTTGCCTGCAAGCCTCTTAGCACTACAAGAACCTCACTTGTATGGATGGCTCATGTACTTTGGCCTTTTCTCAATGTACCCACTTATCTGCCGTGATCACCTTCTTCTACAATATATAGCTGTTCTTGGTCTCTTCGTTCTTATTTACTACTCTCCTGGTGGAAGCTCCAAAAAGGGGATGAGCATTCCATCTGGAGCCAAGGCAGTTCTAAGTCTGGCATTGTTATGCTCGCTCTTACTTCAAGTTCTATACCTGCAAATAGAACCTCCAAAGAGGTACCCTTTCCTCTTTGATGCATTGATGATGTTCATTTGCTTTTCCCAATTTGTCATTTTAACATTGTACACCAATTACAAGCAATGGATGTTGAACTCCCATTCTAGATCAGTAGGCAGGAAGAAGGATCTATGa
- the LOC4342476 gene encoding mediator of RNA polymerase II transcription subunit 31 — MEEAEARPAPPDPNDARQRFLLELEFIQCLANPTYIHYLAQNRYFEDEAFIGYLKYLKYWQRPEYIKYIMYPHCLFFLELLQNANFRNAMAHPASKEVAHRQQYFFWKNYRNNRLKHILPRPPPEPTPTPAPAPAAVPPSASVPSTVVPPVAAPPSALLPMSAAGASAMSPMQFAGTPGTNIPKNDMRNVMGGQGGRKRKIG; from the exons atggaggaggcggaggcaagGCCCGCGCCGCCTGACCCCAACGACGCGAGGCAGCGGTTCTTGTTGGAGCTCGAGTTCATCCAGTGCCTCGCCAACCCTACCTACATCCACT ATCTAGCGCAGAACAGATACTTTGAGGATGAGGCGTTTATCGGTTATCTCAAGTATCTCAAGTATTGGCAGCGTCCGGAGTACATCAAGTACATAAT GTATCCACACTGCCTTTTCTTTCTTGAGCTCCTCCAAAATGCGAATTTCCGGAATGCAATGGCACATCCAGCAAGCAAG GAAGTTGCTCATAGGCAGCAATATTTCTTCTGGAAAAACTATAGGAACAATAGGCTAAAGCACATCTTaccccgccctcctcctgaaCCAACTCCCACGCCAGCACCTGCACCAGCAGCGGTGCCCCCATCAGCATCAGTGCCGTCGACTGTGGTTCCACCTGTTGCTGCACCCCCATCAGCTTTGCTACCTATGTCAGCAGCTGGTGCATCTGCCATGTCTCCTATGCAGTTTGCAGGAACTCCTGGCACCAATATCCCAAAGAACGACATGAGAAATGTCATGGGTGGACAGGGTGGTAGAAAGAGAAA GATAGGCTAG
- the LOC4342477 gene encoding uncharacterized protein isoform X1: protein MPIGSERFFYVEERSDASHLNITPRRLPFTIINNVAHYGPNEVPMSCVIQTTQNRDVKLRNATLTPEQKQAKVDRQRTRRQALTNEQRLEMNDRRRVARQTLPDVEIHDMNARQRSRRQSVTPGERSAHLARRNELYAARRDKPCTQSIALECPEDCSSSLLNPTPSFETTGDVPATSSLQTELAADHLARSSNFDDDMDSFMDDDTDDEHYMFAGLGDDEDDEMVQSDDDDTQAPSSSIPDPFDFVYSNIPQSENVLKPEPDCKHCGAKRFQYEPPGFCCRDGEIKLVENETPPEIVSLRCHICLFDAIFYPP, encoded by the exons ATGCCAATTGGAAGTGAACGATTCTTCTACGTTGAAG AACGAAGTGATGCTTCCCATCTTAATATCACACCCAGACGTCTCCCATTTACAATCATCAACAATGTAGCTCACTATGGTCCAAATGAAGTTCCAATGAGCTGCGTAATTCAAACAACCCAAAACAGAGACGTCAAGTTGCGTAATGCAACTCTTACACCGGAGCAGAAGCAAGCTAAGGTCGATCGACAGAGAACAAGACGTCAAGCACTAACCAATGAACAGAGACTAGAGATGAATGATCGCCGTAGGGTTGCAAGGCAAACTCTGCCGGATGTGGAAATACATGATATGAATGCTCGCCAGCGATCAAGACGACAAAGTGTTACTCCTGGAGAACGGTCTGCTCATCTGGCACGACGTAATGAACTGTATGCAGCTAGGCGTGACAAACCATGCACTCAATCGATTGCATTGGAGTGCCCTGAGGATTGTAGCTCGTCGTTGCTAAATCCAACGCCTTCCTTTGAAACAACCGGTGATGTGCCAGCTACATCGAGCCTGCAAACTGAACTTGCTGCAGATCATCTTGCACGATCGTCTAACTTTGATGATG ATATGGATTCCTTCATGGATGATGACACCGACGATGAACACTACATGTTTGCTGGGCTAG GCGATGATGAGGATGACGAGATGGTACAATCCGATGACGATGACACGCAAGCACCGAGCTCTTCAATTCCTGATCCGTTCGACTTTGTGTATAGCAACATCCCACAGAGCGAAAATGTTCTGAAACCTGAGCCTGACTGTAAACACTGTGGTGCCAAGAGGTTCCAGTACGAACCGCCGGGCTTCTGTTGTCGGGATGGCGAGATCAAGCTTGTAGAAAACGAAACACCACCTGAAATAGTTTCATTACGATGCCATATTTGTCTTTTCGATGCCATATTTTATCCCCCGTGA
- the LOC4342477 gene encoding uncharacterized protein isoform X2 produces the protein MKEFVGGTAPSSTTSDPLADITNTNGLGFTNRRGKGRAKSLCVVRRNDEECHGSKENCDNSEQNTPIASNVHPIVTPNSQSFADDRDASFSTPSNLPMCTGAHGDVTNLTHAEVARKRARNWYTSLTQEQKDERNKKDHERRKRKKEESQVLKSATNSGVAPLGKLSNVSAADLMTCQLEVNDSSTLKNEVMLPILISHPDVSHLQSSTM, from the exons ATGAAAGAGTTTGTTGGGGGCACCGCACCATCAAGTACAACATCAG ACCCTCTTGCTGATATAACAAATACAAATGGTCTCGGTTTCACTAATAGACGGGGCAAGGGTAGAGCCAAGTCGTTATGTGTTGTTCGAAGAAACGACGAAGAGTGTCACGGCTCTAAAGAAAACTGTGACAACTCTGAACAGAACACTCCAATAGCTTCAAATG TGCATCCTATTGTCACGCCTAATAGTCAGTCATTTGCGGATGACCGCGATGCATCCTTCAGTACACCCAGCAATTTGCCTATGTGCACAGGTGCGCATGGAGATGTTACTAACCTTACCCATGCTGAAGTTGCAAGAAAGCGTGCTAGAAACTGGTACACATCATTGACCCAGGAGCAAAAGGATGAGAGGAACAAGAAGGACCATGAGAGAAGAAAACGGAAGAAGGAGGAAAGTCAAGTTTTAAAGTCTGCAACCAATAGTGGTGTAG CCCCACTTGGCAAGCTTTCCAATGTAAGTGCTGCTGATTTAATGACATGCCAATTGGAAGTGAACGATTCTTCTACGTTGAAG AACGAAGTGATGCTTCCCATCTTAATATCACACCCAGACGTCTCCCATTTACAATCATCAACAATGTAG
- the LOC4342478 gene encoding protein PXR1, whose translation MGKDKQCETVDAVGMVPMEEEKKSKEEIHLKIKSKDKSSGDEDEKKEIEIEVKAKIVDKEEVKLDSDDGAKSAVKSKDSKKDKENKKSDKKDDEHDDEDEEGKKKEKEMKEKKKDKSDKKEEGKKKKDGDEEEGKKKEKKKDKDGDEKEGKKEKKKDKDGDEEEEGKKKEKKKKDKGDKEKTNDPAKLKAKLEKIDTKIQDLQAKKEDILRQLKEQLKEELEGGKSKNAIEEKPAQTLEKGIEHNKPIEEKPAETVEGSRECKNNEKEETHVAAA comes from the coding sequence ATGGGGAAAGATAAACAATGCGAAACTGTGGACGCGGTCGGGATGGTGCCaatggaggaagagaagaagtcCAAGGAGGAGATACATCTCAAGATTAAGAGCAAGGACAAGTCTTCAGGTGATGAGGATGAGAAGAAGGAGATTGAGATAGAAGTCAAAGCCAAGATTGTGGACAAGGAAGAGGTGAAGCTTGATTCAGATGATGGCGCAAAGTCCGCGGTAAAAAGTAAGGACTCAAAGAAAgacaaggaaaataaaaaatcagaCAAGAAGGACGATGAACATGACGATGAGGATGAAGagggaaagaagaaagaaaaggagatgaaagaaaagaagaaagacaagagtgataagaaggaagaaggcaagaagaaaaaggatggtgatgaggaggaaggtaagaagaaagaaaagaagaaagacaagGATGGCGATGAGAAAGAAGgcaagaaagagaagaagaaagacaaggacggtgatgaggaggaagaaggtaagaagaaagagaagaagaagaaagacaagGGTGACAAGGAGAAGACGAATGATCCCGCGAAGCTTAAGGCGAAACTGGAGAAGATTGACACCAAGATACAAGACCTTCAAGCTAAGAAGGAAGACATCCTGAGGCAGCTGAAGGAGCAGCTGAAAGAGGAGCTGGAAGGAGGCAAGTCCAAGAATGCCATTGAAGAGAAGCCTGCACAGACATTGGAAAAGGGCATCGAGCACAACAAGCCCATTGAGGAGAAGCCCGCTGAGACAGTGGAAGGGAGCAGGGAGTGCAAGAACAATGAAAAAGAAGAAACTCATGTTGCTGCAGCCTGA